A region of Kribbella sp. NBC_01245 DNA encodes the following proteins:
- a CDS encoding branched-chain amino acid aminotransferase, with the protein MPDAWKFEVELRADPAAEEAREAILAAPGFGQAFTDHMVLANWSADLGWHDPRVTAFAPLKVSPAAAVLHYAQEIFEGLKAFRHADGSVWAFRPQDNAARFTGSARRLALPELPEDEFVASLQALVGVDKRWVPTGGESSLYLRPYMIATEASLSVRPSREVLYGVIASPAGAYFQSGLKPVSIWLSTRYTRASPGGTGEAKTGGNYAASLAAQVEAVANGCEQVVFLDAVERQWLEEIGSMLLFFVHKDGRIVTPELSGTILAGITRASVIELAADLGHKVEERRMSIDEWRDGVASGEITEVFACGTAAAVTPVGRLVWEGGDQVIGDHDVNDGVGPVTAEIRRTLLDLQYGRTEDTRNWLTRLA; encoded by the coding sequence GTGCCAGACGCGTGGAAGTTCGAGGTCGAGTTGCGGGCCGATCCGGCCGCCGAAGAAGCCCGGGAGGCGATCCTGGCCGCCCCCGGCTTCGGGCAGGCCTTCACCGATCACATGGTGCTCGCGAACTGGTCGGCCGACCTCGGCTGGCATGACCCGCGCGTAACGGCGTTCGCCCCACTCAAGGTCTCCCCGGCGGCAGCGGTGTTGCACTACGCGCAGGAGATCTTCGAGGGCCTCAAGGCGTTCCGGCACGCGGACGGCTCGGTCTGGGCCTTCCGCCCGCAGGACAACGCCGCACGTTTCACGGGTAGCGCCAGGCGACTGGCACTACCCGAGCTCCCCGAGGACGAGTTCGTCGCGTCGCTGCAGGCGCTGGTCGGTGTCGACAAGCGATGGGTGCCGACCGGCGGCGAGTCCAGCCTTTACCTCCGGCCGTACATGATCGCGACCGAGGCCAGCCTGAGCGTCCGGCCTTCCCGCGAGGTGTTGTACGGCGTGATCGCCTCCCCCGCCGGGGCGTACTTCCAGTCCGGGCTGAAGCCGGTCTCCATCTGGCTCTCGACCCGCTACACCCGCGCCTCTCCGGGCGGCACGGGCGAGGCCAAGACCGGTGGCAACTACGCCGCCAGCCTCGCCGCCCAGGTCGAGGCCGTCGCCAACGGCTGCGAGCAGGTCGTCTTCCTCGACGCGGTCGAGCGCCAATGGCTGGAGGAGATCGGCAGCATGCTGCTCTTCTTCGTGCACAAGGACGGCCGGATCGTCACCCCGGAGCTGTCCGGCACGATCCTCGCCGGTATCACCCGCGCCTCGGTGATCGAGCTCGCCGCCGACCTCGGCCACAAGGTGGAAGAGCGCCGGATGAGCATCGACGAGTGGCGCGACGGTGTGGCCAGTGGCGAGATCACCGAGGTGTTCGCCTGCGGCACGGCGGCCGCGGTCACTCCGGTCGGCCGGCTGGTCTGGGAAGGCGGCGACCAGGTCATCGGCGACCACGACGTCAACGACGGCGTCGGCCCGGTCACCGCGGAAATCCGCCGTACCCTGCTCGACCTGCAATACGGCCGGACCGAGGACACCCGCAACTGGCTGACGCGCCTCGCCTGA
- a CDS encoding helix-turn-helix transcriptional regulator, whose protein sequence is MTIPSTDSLTESTFGGRLRRCRQAAGLSLRQLAGQVGYDHSYLSQVERGLRPGSAHLATLCDQRLATGGELTTAYQQAHPPSPAPATGGKVETEPTAAPSLESTRHGLTFSFTQVPGVQEWQAVAAAYGQDVFSTDPAVLLTELTADLELLRQTVATDSSSPAALADPATRLTVVMAWTLAGLGRVREARRWWRTARATADHSADHTGDPELRLLPRAWEILSGWSERRSAAELLRLSEEALAQARGPVQASGAGVLVGKAQALAQLGRGAEARQTLAQLAEVVQTPDEGSLFGWPEYRLRHAESLVFTTLGDYLAAFDAQDRAFALYPAELCGELAMVQLHRAAGLVGYGELTGLGFAMRVLLELPAHCHNERLYVVAGQVLASVQPGDLAKSVVRDYRELLVTRPHLGR, encoded by the coding sequence GTGACGATTCCCAGCACGGATTCCCTGACGGAGTCCACGTTCGGCGGGCGCCTGCGGCGATGCCGGCAGGCGGCCGGGCTGAGCCTGCGGCAGCTCGCGGGCCAGGTCGGTTATGACCACAGCTATCTGTCTCAGGTCGAGCGCGGCCTGCGGCCCGGATCGGCGCACCTGGCGACGCTGTGCGATCAGCGGCTGGCCACCGGCGGCGAGCTCACCACCGCCTACCAGCAGGCCCACCCGCCGAGCCCCGCGCCGGCCACCGGCGGCAAGGTCGAGACGGAGCCGACGGCGGCGCCGAGTCTGGAATCGACGCGGCACGGGCTGACCTTCTCCTTCACCCAGGTGCCCGGCGTGCAGGAGTGGCAGGCCGTCGCCGCGGCGTACGGGCAGGACGTCTTCAGCACCGACCCGGCCGTGCTGCTGACCGAGCTGACGGCGGATCTGGAGCTACTGCGTCAGACCGTCGCCACCGACTCGAGCAGCCCGGCCGCCCTGGCGGATCCGGCCACCCGGCTGACGGTGGTGATGGCGTGGACGCTGGCCGGGCTCGGGCGAGTTCGGGAGGCCCGGCGCTGGTGGCGGACCGCCCGGGCCACCGCAGACCACAGCGCGGACCACACCGGCGATCCCGAGCTACGCCTGCTGCCGCGCGCCTGGGAGATCCTGAGCGGCTGGTCCGAGCGCAGATCCGCCGCCGAGCTGCTGCGGCTGAGCGAGGAGGCGCTCGCACAAGCCCGCGGGCCGGTCCAAGCGAGCGGTGCCGGCGTGCTGGTGGGGAAGGCGCAAGCGCTCGCACAGCTGGGCCGCGGGGCCGAGGCGCGGCAGACGCTCGCGCAGTTGGCAGAGGTGGTGCAGACGCCGGATGAGGGTTCACTGTTCGGCTGGCCGGAGTACAGGCTGCGTCATGCCGAGAGCTTGGTGTTCACCACCTTGGGCGATTACCTGGCGGCCTTCGACGCCCAGGACCGCGCCTTCGCGCTCTACCCGGCAGAGCTGTGCGGTGAGCTCGCCATGGTTCAGCTGCATCGTGCGGCCGGCCTGGTCGGCTATGGCGAGCTGACCGGCCTGGGGTTCGCAATGCGTGTTCTGCTGGAGCTACCCGCGCACTGCCACAACGAGAGGTTGTACGTCGTAGCGGGCCAGGTGCTGGCCAGTGTCCAGCCGGGAGATCTCGCGAAGTCCGTGGTGCGGGATTACCGGGAGCTGCTGGTGACCCGACCACACCTTGGCCGTTGA
- a CDS encoding chitinase: MKRSRLLALVSALVLATAGLIAGAAPAQAANLLTNPGFETGSLSGWSCSGGTGSVVTSPVRSGSRALAGAASSSDQALCTQTVSVLPNTAYSLTAWVRGNYVYLGVTGGASTWTPGAASYTQLTVNFTTGASQTTAQVFLHGWYGQGTYYADDVSLDGPGGSDPPTGGVPGAPANPSVTGTTANSISLSWTASTGTVTGYRVYEGSQVVKTVTGTSTAIDGLSACTSHSYAVAAYNANGESAKSATVSGTTTGCANTGLPKHALIGYLHASFANGSGYIRMADVPSQWNIINLSFGEPTSVTSGDIRFNRCPVAECPNVESEAEFISAIRAKQAAGKKVLISIGGQNGQVQLTTTAARDAFVSSVSAIIDRYGLNGLDIDFEGHSLYFNSGDTDFRNPTTPVVVNLISALKSLKAKYGANFVLTMAPETFFVQVGYQFYGGAGGGDNRTGSYLPVIHAMRDALTVLHVQDYNSGPVMGLDGQYHNIGNADFHIAMTDMMKAGFPVANTGHTFPGLRQDQLAFGLPAATSAGNGYTAPAAVHQALDCLAKGTSCGGYTLRGGASPSFRGLMTWSINWDRYYNWEFQNSHAPYLASLP; encoded by the coding sequence ATGAAACGCTCGCGTCTGCTTGCCCTCGTCTCCGCCCTCGTGCTCGCGACCGCCGGCCTGATCGCCGGTGCCGCCCCGGCCCAGGCCGCGAACCTGCTCACCAACCCCGGCTTCGAGACCGGTTCACTGTCCGGCTGGTCCTGCTCCGGCGGTACCGGCTCGGTCGTGACCAGCCCGGTCCGTTCCGGCAGCCGTGCGCTGGCCGGTGCCGCGAGCAGTTCGGACCAGGCGTTGTGCACCCAGACCGTGTCCGTGCTGCCCAACACGGCGTACTCGCTGACAGCCTGGGTCCGCGGCAACTACGTCTACCTCGGCGTCACGGGTGGTGCTTCGACGTGGACGCCCGGCGCCGCGTCGTACACGCAGCTCACCGTCAACTTCACCACCGGAGCGAGTCAGACGACCGCCCAGGTCTTCCTGCACGGCTGGTACGGCCAGGGAACGTACTACGCCGACGACGTCAGCCTGGACGGCCCTGGCGGTAGCGACCCGCCTACCGGGGGAGTGCCGGGTGCACCGGCCAATCCCAGTGTCACCGGCACAACCGCTAACTCGATCTCCCTGTCCTGGACGGCTTCCACTGGCACGGTGACGGGTTATCGCGTCTACGAAGGCTCGCAGGTGGTCAAGACCGTTACCGGCACCTCGACGGCGATCGACGGCCTCAGCGCCTGTACGTCGCACTCGTACGCAGTCGCGGCGTACAACGCGAATGGAGAGTCGGCGAAGTCCGCAACCGTCTCAGGTACGACAACCGGTTGTGCCAACACCGGCCTGCCCAAGCACGCGCTGATCGGCTACCTGCACGCGAGTTTCGCCAACGGCTCGGGCTATATCCGGATGGCCGACGTGCCTTCGCAGTGGAACATCATCAACCTGTCCTTCGGCGAACCGACCTCGGTCACCTCCGGCGATATCCGCTTCAACCGATGCCCGGTCGCGGAATGCCCGAACGTGGAGAGCGAGGCGGAGTTCATCTCGGCGATCCGGGCCAAACAAGCCGCCGGTAAGAAGGTGCTGATCTCCATCGGCGGCCAGAACGGCCAGGTCCAGCTCACCACCACGGCCGCGCGGGATGCCTTCGTCAGCTCGGTCAGCGCGATCATCGACCGCTACGGGCTGAACGGTCTGGACATCGATTTCGAGGGCCACTCGCTTTACTTCAACTCGGGTGACACCGACTTCCGCAACCCGACCACCCCGGTCGTCGTCAACCTGATCTCCGCGCTGAAGAGCCTCAAGGCCAAGTACGGCGCCAACTTCGTGCTCACGATGGCGCCGGAGACGTTCTTCGTGCAGGTCGGCTACCAGTTCTACGGTGGTGCGGGTGGCGGGGACAACCGCACCGGCTCGTACTTGCCCGTCATCCACGCCATGCGCGACGCGTTGACCGTGCTGCACGTGCAGGACTACAACTCGGGCCCGGTGATGGGCCTCGACGGGCAGTACCACAACATCGGCAACGCCGACTTCCACATCGCGATGACGGACATGATGAAGGCCGGTTTCCCCGTCGCTAATACCGGTCACACCTTCCCCGGCTTGCGGCAGGACCAGCTCGCGTTCGGACTTCCGGCGGCTACTAGTGCCGGTAACGGCTATACGGCGCCGGCGGCCGTGCACCAGGCGCTGGACTGTCTGGCGAAGGGTACGAGCTGTGGCGGCTACACGCTTCGGGGAGGCGCGTCACCGTCGTTCCGGGGCCTGATGACCTGGTCGATCAACTGGGATCGCTACTACAACTGGGAGTTCCAGAACAGCCACGCGCCGTACCTCGCCTCCCTGCCCTGA
- a CDS encoding FAD-dependent oxidoreductase, with the protein MTASTVRPVILTVDDDPGVSRSIARDLRRQYGEQNRIVRAEAPDQALEALRELKLRGEPVAVLLADYRMPGMSGIEFLEQAMDLFPRARRVLLTAYADTDAAIQAINVVDLDHYLLKPWDPPEEKLYPVIDNLLDAWRASPERPADEVRVIGHRWSAASYTARDFLARNAVPYRWYRVDDDDEGCRLLAAAGVDGSDLPVVICPDGTVLVSPSEGELAANVGLSTNPAEEFYDLVVIGGGPAGLGAAVYGASEGLRTVLVEQLATGGQAGQSSRIENYLGFPDGVSGAQLTDRARRQAVRFGAELLTAREVVALESLGSARRVRFSDGSELSAHAVILATGVAYRTLEVPGLAEMAGRGVFYGGGSTEAPSCSGQDVYIVGGANSAGQAAVYFSRHARKVHLLVRGPGLEATMSSYLIEQIREIPGIEVHTCTEVISGKGGDHLERLTLLNNATGESREVNAEWLFVFIGAAPRTDWLPADLSRDQRGFVLTGPDLNGRPAGWSLDREPYHLETSLPGVFAAGDVRAESVKRVASAVGDGAMAVTLVHRYLEML; encoded by the coding sequence ATGACAGCGTCAACGGTCCGCCCGGTCATCCTGACGGTAGATGACGATCCAGGGGTCTCCAGGTCGATCGCCCGCGACCTCCGCAGGCAGTACGGCGAGCAGAACCGCATTGTGCGGGCCGAGGCGCCAGACCAGGCGCTGGAGGCTCTCCGCGAGCTCAAGTTGCGCGGGGAGCCAGTGGCCGTGCTGCTGGCCGACTACCGGATGCCGGGCATGTCGGGTATCGAGTTCCTGGAGCAGGCGATGGACCTGTTCCCGCGGGCACGACGGGTGCTGCTGACTGCGTACGCCGACACGGACGCGGCGATCCAGGCGATCAACGTGGTCGACCTGGACCACTACCTGTTGAAGCCGTGGGATCCGCCGGAGGAGAAGCTCTACCCGGTCATCGACAATCTGCTGGACGCATGGCGGGCCAGTCCCGAGCGTCCGGCCGACGAGGTGCGGGTGATCGGTCACCGCTGGTCTGCCGCCTCCTACACCGCACGGGACTTCCTGGCCCGCAATGCCGTTCCGTACCGCTGGTACCGGGTGGACGACGATGACGAGGGCTGCCGCCTCCTTGCCGCGGCAGGCGTCGACGGAAGCGATTTGCCCGTAGTGATCTGCCCAGACGGCACAGTGCTGGTTTCGCCGTCAGAGGGCGAGCTGGCGGCAAACGTCGGCCTATCCACCAACCCGGCCGAGGAGTTCTACGACCTCGTAGTGATCGGTGGTGGGCCTGCAGGTCTCGGTGCCGCGGTGTACGGCGCAAGCGAAGGCCTTCGCACGGTCCTGGTCGAACAACTCGCCACAGGTGGTCAGGCCGGCCAGTCGAGCCGGATCGAGAACTACCTGGGCTTTCCGGATGGCGTCTCGGGTGCGCAGCTCACGGATCGGGCCCGTCGTCAGGCGGTCCGGTTCGGGGCGGAATTGCTGACCGCCCGCGAGGTGGTCGCGCTCGAATCCCTCGGGTCGGCGCGGCGGGTGCGGTTCTCCGACGGCAGCGAGCTCTCGGCACACGCGGTCATCCTCGCGACCGGCGTCGCCTACCGCACGCTGGAGGTGCCCGGGCTGGCCGAGATGGCCGGCCGTGGCGTCTTCTACGGCGGCGGATCGACCGAGGCGCCGAGCTGTTCGGGTCAGGACGTCTACATCGTCGGCGGGGCCAACTCGGCCGGACAAGCCGCCGTCTACTTCTCCCGGCACGCCCGCAAAGTGCATCTCCTGGTTCGCGGACCGGGGCTCGAGGCAACTATGTCGAGCTACCTGATCGAGCAGATCCGGGAGATTCCTGGGATCGAGGTGCACACTTGTACGGAGGTGATCAGCGGCAAGGGCGGTGACCACCTCGAGCGCCTGACTCTGCTGAACAACGCGACCGGGGAGTCCCGCGAGGTCAACGCCGAGTGGTTGTTCGTCTTCATCGGCGCGGCACCGCGAACCGACTGGCTGCCTGCCGATCTGTCTCGGGACCAGCGCGGCTTCGTGCTGACCGGCCCGGATCTGAACGGACGCCCGGCCGGCTGGTCCCTCGATCGCGAGCCGTACCACCTGGAGACGAGCCTGCCCGGGGTCTTCGCCGCCGGGGACGTCCGGGCCGAGTCGGTGAAGCGGGTCGCCTCGGCGGTCGGCGACGGCGCGATGGCGGTCACCCTGGTCCACCGATACCTGGAGATGCTCTGA